One window from the genome of Labeo rohita strain BAU-BD-2019 chromosome 10, IGBB_LRoh.1.0, whole genome shotgun sequence encodes:
- the LOC127172011 gene encoding histone H2A, whose translation MSGRGKTGGKARAKAKSRSSRAGLQFPVGRVHRLLRKGNYAERVGAGAPVYLAAVLEYLTAEILELAGNAARDNKKTRIIPRHLQLAVRNDEELNKLLGGVTIAQGGVLPNIQAVLLPKKTEKPAKSK comes from the coding sequence ATGTCTGGAAGAGGGAAAACCGGAGGGAAGGCCCGCGCCAAGGCCAAGTCTCGTTCATCCAGAGCTGGACTTCAGTTTCCAGTCGGACGTGTCCACAGATTATTACGCAAGGGAAATTACGCCGAGCGCGTAGGCGCAGGAGCCCCCGTGTATTTGGCCGCTGTCCTGGAATACCTAACGGCTGAGATCCTCGAGCTGGCAGGAAACGCAGCCCGAGATAACAAGAAAACAAGAATCATCCCTCGTCACCTGCAGCTGGCTGTCCGCAACGACGAAGAGCTCAACAAGCTTTTAGGCGGCGTTACCATCGCCCAGGGCGGAGTGCTTCCAAACATCCAGGCAGTGCTGCTGCCCAAGAAAACCGAGAAGCCAGCCAAGAGCAAGTAA
- the zpr1 gene encoding zinc finger protein ZPR1, with protein MSVIEEEQVRGGVFKDINAEDEDQQPTVIESLCMNCYENGSTRLLLTKIPFFKEIIISSFTCPHCNWTNTEIQSAGRIQEQGVLYTLQVKTKEDMNREVVKSDSASTRIPQLDFEIPAFTQKGSLSTIEGLLDRAVAGLEQDQPIRKATDPAVAEKIEEFIQRLKKLKEVKEEFTLIIDDPSGNSFIENPFAPQKDMALTVTHYKRTPKQNAALGIEAEEEQEDEKPANDLDTMRNEVLVFNTNCPECNAPANTNMKLVQIPHFKEVIIMATNCDSCGHRTNEVKSGGATEELGTRITLHLTDPSDMSRDLLKSETCSVLIPELEFELGMAALGGKFTTLEGLLKDIKDLIVSKNPFMCGDSSTADRAEKLELFGQKIDKIMAGEMDVHIILDDPAGNSYLQNVYAPDPDPEMKIEKYTRTFEQNEDLGLNDMKTEGYGEK; from the exons ATGTCAGTTATTGAGGAGGAACAAGTTCGCGGCGGCGTTTTTAAGGACATTAATGCAGAAGATGAAGATCAGCAACCTACAGTCATCGAGAGTTTGTGCATGAACtgttatgaaaat GGGAGTACACGTCTACTGCTTACTAAGATCCCTTTCTTCAAAGAAATCATCATTAGCTCCTTCACATGTCCACACTGTAACTGGACCAACACAGAAATCCAGTCTGCTGGTCGGATACAAGAACAGGGTGTGCTGTACACCTTACAAGTGAAGACCAAAGAG GACATGAATAGAGAGGTTGTGAAGTCTGACAGCGCATCCACTAGAATTCCACAACTTGATTTTGAAATTCCTGCTTTCACACAGAAAGGCT CTTTGTCAACAATTGAAGGCCTTCTGGACAGAGCAGTGGCGGGTTTAGAGCAAGACCAGCCTATTAGAAAG GCAACAGATCCCGCTGTAGCTGAAAAAATAGAGGAATTCATCCAGAGGTTGAAAAAACTTAAAGAAGTCAAAGAGGAATTCACATTA ATTATTGATGATCCATCAGGGAACAGTTTTATTGAGAACCCATTTGCACCTCAGAAAGACATGGCTCTCACAGTCACGCACTACAAAAGGACGCCTAAACAAAACGCTGCGCTAGGAATAGAG GCAGAGGAAGAACAAGAGGATGAAAAGCCTGCCAATGATCTAGACACAATGAGAAATGAGGTATTAGTGTTCAATACTAACTGCCCAGAATGCAACGCCCCGGCCAATACAAACATGAAGCTTGTTC AAATTCCACACTTTAAAGAGGTCATTATAATGGCCACTAATTGCGACAGCTGCGGACATCGCACCAATGAG GTGAAATCAGGAGGAGCCACAGAAGAGCTGGGAACAAGAATAACACTCCACTTAACTGACCCTTCGGATATGTCCAGAGACCTGCTGAAG TCAGAGACATGTAGCGTGTTGATTCCCGAGCTGGAGTTTGAGTTGGGAATGGCGGCGCTCGGAGGGAAGTTCACTACGCTGGAAGGACTTCTCAAGGACATCAAAGACCTG ATCGTTTCGAAAAACCCCTTCATGTGTGGAGACAGCTCTACAGCAGATAGAGCCGAGAAACTGGAGCTCTTTGGGCAAAAGATTGACAAG ATAATGGCAGGGGAAATGGATGTGCACATTATCCTGGATGATCCAGCAGGAAATAGTTATCTTCAG AATGTTTATGCGCCAGATCCAGATCCAGAAATGAAGATTGAGAAGTACACCAGGACCTTTGAGCAGAATGAAGATTTGGGGCTGAATGACATGAAAACGGAAGGGTACGGAGAGAAATAG
- the hyou1 gene encoding hypoxia up-regulated protein 1 — protein MREKLSLWAVFCLIVAFMPSQTESVAVMSVDLGSEWMKIAIVKPGVPMEIALNKESRRKTPVAVCLKENERLFGDGALGVAVKNPKVVYRFLQSILGKTADNPLVAQYQKHFPEHQLQRDEKRGTVYFKFSEELQYTPEELLGMILNYSRGLAQDFAEQPIKDAVITVPAYFNQAERRAVLQAAQIAGLKVLQLINDNTAVALNYGVFRRKDINSTAQNIMFYDMGSGSTTATIVTYQTVKTKESGTQPQLQIRGVGFDRTLGGFEIELRLRDHLAKLFNEQKKSKKDVRENLRAMAKLLKEAQRLKTVLSANAEHMAQIEGLMDDIDFKAKVTRSEFEALCEDLFNRVPGPVKEALAAAEMSMDEIEQVILVGGSTRVPKVQDVLLKAVGKEELSKNINADEAAAMGAVYQAAALSKAFKVKPFLVRDAAVFPIQVEFSRETEEEDGVKTMKHNKRILFQRMAPYPQRKVITFNRYTDDFLFYINYGDLSFLSEQDLKVFGSQNLTTVKLSGVGSSFKKHSDAESKGIKAHFNMDESGVLILDRVESVFETIVEEKEEESTLTKLGNTISSLFGGGSSEPTANVTEPVTDEEEVTPEAGKDQEQSEKQEESAQEKSETEEGKEGEPQAEEQKDNKEDKAETQGETEGEKTEKPEEKSDGEKAEEKEADKKPKPQKKSKISEDITVELEVNDVLDPSTEDMEVSKKKLQDLTDRDLEKQEREKTLNSLEAFIFETQDKLYQDEYLAVVTEEEKEQITGKLSEASNWMDEEGYAAGTKELKEKLSELKKLCKAMFFRVEERKKWPDRLAALDSMLNHSTIFLKSARLIPESDQIFTEVELKTLEKVINETMTWKNETVAAQEKMSPTEKPVLLSKDIETKLSLLDREVNYLLNKAKFAKPKPKDKAKDKNTTSTENGKSNSTEDAEKVIPPKSDDAEEVKPAEEPPTAEEKGEETILELNPAENTATESTEDSKQENHIGDEL, from the exons ATGAGGGAAAAGCTGTCATTATGGGCTGTTTTTTGCCTAATAGTAGCATTCATGCCTTCTCAAACAG AATCAGTTGCTGTGATGTCTGTGGACTTGGGCAGTGAATGGATGAAAATCGCTATAGTGAAACCTGGTGTGCCAATGGAGATTGCATTAAATAA GGAGTCCCGACGGAAAACTCCAGTCGCTGTGTGCTTAAAGGAAAACGAGAGGCTTTTTGGAGACGGCGCTTTAGGAGTG GCTGTGAAGAACCCCAAAGTGGTTTACAGATTCCTCCAGAGCATTTTGGGAAAGACAGCAGACAATCCACTAGTGGCACAGTATCAGAAACATTTCCCTGAACACCAGCTGCAGAGAGATGAGAAAAGAGGAACGGTGTATTTCAAATTCTCTGA AGAGTTGCAGTATACTCCAGAGGAACTTTTGGGCATGATATTGAACTACTCTCGTGGTCTGGCTCAAGACTTTGCAG AGCAGCCCATAAAAGATGCTGTGATCACAGTCCCAGCCTATTTCAATCAGGCAGAACGCAGGGCAGTCTTGCAGGCTGCCCAGATAGCAGGTCTAAAGGTCCTTCAGCTTATCAATGACAATACTGCTGTGGCTTTGAACTATGGAGTGTTTAGGAGGAAGGACATCAATTCTACTGCACAG AACATCATGTTTTATGATATGGGATCAGGCAGCACAACAGCCACGATTGTCACATATCAGACGGTGAAGACCAAGGAATCTGGCACTCAGCCACAGCTTCAGATCCGTGGAGTAGG gTTTGATCGAACACTCGGTGGCTTTGAGATAGAGCTGAGGCTCAGAGATCATCTTGCCAAGCTCTTTAACGAACAGAAGAAATCAAAGAAGGACGTGAGGGAAAATCTGCGTGCCATGGCCAAACTCCTTAAAGAAGCTCAGAGACTCAAGACTGTGCTGAGTGCCAATGCTGAACATATGGCACAG ATTGAAGGACTGATGGATGACATAGACTTCAAGGCAAAAGTGACTCGCTCTGAGTTTGAGGCCCTCTGCGAGGATCTGTTCAACAGAGTACCAGGACCTGTAAAAGAAGCTTTAGCTGCTGCTGAAATGAGCATG GATGAGATTGAACAGGTTATTCTGGTTGGAGGATCCACCAGGGTGCCCAAAGTGCAGGATGTACTTCTTAAAGCTGTGGGAAA AGAGGAACTGAGCAAGAACATCAATGCAGATGAAGCTGCAGCAATGGGTGCCGTCTATCAGGCCGCTGCGCTCAGCAAAGCCTTTAAAGTCAAACCTTTCTTGGTCAGAGATGCAGCCGTGTTTCCCATACAG GTTGAGTTCAGTCGTGAAACCGAGGAAGAGGATGGCGTGAAGACCATGAAGCACAACAAGCGCATCCTGTTTCAGAGAATGGCCCCGTATCCCCAGAGGAAAGTCATCACGTTTAATCGTTACACAGATGACTTTCTATTCTACATCAATTATGGAGACCTCAGCTTCCTCAGTGAACAGGACCTGAA agtgtTTGGATCTCAGAATCTAACGACGGTGAAGCTGTCTGGAGTGGGCAGCAGCTTCAAGAAACATTCAGATGCTGAATCTAAGGGCATTAAAGCCCATTTCAACATGGATGAAAGTGGAGTGCTAATTCTGGACCGG GTGGAATCAGTATTTGAGACCATTGTGGAGGAGAAAGAGGAGGAGTCCACACTCACAA AGCTTGGAAACACCATTTCCAGTTTGTTTGGGGGTGGCAGCTCAGAGCCAACTGCAAATGTGACTGAACCAGTTACG GATGAAGAAGAAGTGACTCCAGAGGCTGGGAAAGATCAGGAGCAGTCAGAGAAACAGGAAGAGTCTGCCCAGGAGAAATCTGAGACGGAGGAGGGAAAAGAGGGAGAGCCTCAGGCGGAGGAGCAGAAAGACAACAAAGAAGATAAAGCGGAAACCCAG GGAGAGACAGAAGGCGAGAAAACCGAAAAGCCTGAAGAGAAATCAGACGGTGAGAAAGCAGAGGAGAAAGAGGCGGACAAGAAACCCAAACCACAGAAAAAGAGCAAAATCTCAGAAGACATCACGGTGGAGCTTGAGGTGAACGACGTTCTTGACCCCAGCACGGAGGACATGGAAGTGTCCAAAAAGAA GCTGCAGGACCTCACTGACCGCGATCTGGAGAAGCAGGAGAGAGAAAAGACCCTGAACAGCCTGGAGGCTTTTATCTTTGAGACGCAG gATAAGCTGTATCAGGATGAGTATCTGGCTGTCGTGACTGAGGAGGAGAAGGAGCAGATCACAGGCAAGCTGAGCGAGGCTTCTAACTGGATGGATGAGGAGGGGTACGCCGCTGGCACTAAAGAGCTAAAGGAAAAGCTGTCTGAACTGAAAAAGCTTTGTAAAGCCATGTTCTTCAGAGTGGAGGAGAGGAAGAAATGGCCCGACAGACTGGCAGCTCTTGACAGCATGCTTAACCACTCCACCATTTTCCTCAA GAGTGCTAGGTTGATTCCTGAGAGTGACCAGATCTTCACAGAGGTTGAACTGAAGACGCTAGAGAAGGTCATCAATGAGACAATG ACTTGGAAGAACGAGACCGTTGCTGCACAGGAAAAAATGTCCCCAACAGAGAAACCTGTTCTGCTGTCTAAGGACATTGAAACCAAGCTTTCCCTCTTAGACAGGGAGGTCAACTACCTGCTGAACAAAGCAAAGTTTGCCAAACCAAAACCTAAAGATAAGGCTAAAGACAAGAACACCACCTCCACAGAAAATGGCAAATCTAACAGCACCGAAGATGCAGAGAAGGTTATTCCTCCCAAGAGCGATGATG CTGAAGAGGTGAAGCCAGCAGAGGAGCCTCCAACTGCTGAAGAAAAAGGAGAAGAAACCATACTTGAACTAAATCCAGCAGAAAATACGGCTACAG aatCAACAGAGGATAGTAAACAAGAAAACCATATAGGGGACGAATTATAA
- the si:ch73-261i21.5 gene encoding zona pellucida-like domain-containing protein 1: MWPALLVCQLVLILQSEAQSPCLTHPTFKEPANSDITVVCGTNRMELQILLCPMYFYGYNESMVALNGQFGKPECRGTADWTVNPPVVKFQFYITEPYISVCANKLTITEEIGSGLFSDFSSVQSVNISGVVNTQDPNAGTITYWQEMKYLFSCRYPLQYLVNNTEMSVSGVSLAIKDNNGSFISTLSMVLFEDYTYTTRLFIPPTGLMLKTRVFVEVRATNLTERFNVLLDRCYATTNPYPGNSTSFDLFVGCNIDKQTIMGVNGEQQVARFSFETFRFVEHRNKTVSTFYLHCATRLCESSFCRSLRQNCTTSGRKRRDVQSAQGTSVSDTATVSSGPVITKVDEPFAPVAIVSNDPKQNEAVVGVSVAAGVFGGLCVIMLAVLIYKIRKDKFNADKSSLFH, translated from the exons ATGTGGCCAGCCCTCCTAGTGTGTCAGCTTGTCCTGATTCTCCAGTCAGAAGCTCAGAGTCCCTGCCTCACCCACCCAACATTCAAAGAGCCGG cCAATTCTGATATCACAGTTGTTTGTGGCACAAACAGGATGGAACTGCAGATTTTGCTGTGTCCCATGTACTTCTATGGATATAATGAATCCATGGTGGCTCTAAACGGTCAGTTCGGCAAACCTGAGTGCAGAGGAACTGCAGACTGGACCGTCAACCCACCTGTAGTGAAATTCCAGTTCTACATCACTGAACCATACATATCTGTCTGCGCCAATAAGCTGACG ATCACCGAAGAGATCGGATCTGGGCTGTTTTCCGACTTCTCTAGTGTTCAGTCTGTGAACATCTCTGGGGTGGTCAATACCCAGGACCCGAATGCTGGAACCATCACCTACTGGCAGGAGATGAAATACCTCTTTTCTTGTAGATACCCACTGCAGTACTTGGTCAACAACACGGAGATGAGTGT ATCTGGAGTGAGTTTGGCAATTAAGGACAATAATGGTAGTTTCATCAGCACTCTGAGCATGGTTCTTTTTGAG GACTACACTTATACAACTCGTCTCTTCATACCTCCAACGGGTCTCATGCTGAAGACCAGGGTTTTTGTGGAAGTCCGAGCCACTAATCTCACAGAGAG GTTCAATGTTCTGTTGGATCGATGCTATGCAACTACAAATCCTTACCCAGGAAACAGCACATCATTTGACCTGTTTGTCGG ATGCAACATTGATAAACAAACCATAATGGGTGTGAATGGAGAACAGCAGGTGGCGCGCTTCTCGTTCGAGACTTTTCGCTTTGTAGAGCACAGAAACAAGACGGTGTCGACCTTTTATCTGCACTGTGCCACCAGGCTCTGCGAGAGCTCTTTCTGTAGATCCTTACGGCAG AACTGCACAACTTCCGGAAGGAAGCGGAGAGATGTACAGTCAGCTCAGGGAACCTCAGTGAGTGACACTGCCACGGTGAGCTCTGGGCCAGTCATCACCAAAGTGGACG AACCATTTGCACCTGTTGCTATAG TTTCTAATGATCCGAAGCAGAACGAGGCGGTGGTGGGTGTCTCTGTGGCAGCCGGAGTATTCGGAGGCCTGTGTGTCATCATGCTGGCTGTTCTCATTTACAAGATCCGCAAGGACAAGTTCAATGCAGACAAATCAAGTCTTTTCCACTGA
- the vps11 gene encoding vacuolar protein sorting-associated protein 11 homolog — MAAFLQWRRFVFFDKETVKDPSENGKNFQLPVGISACDSGRGHIVLGDMDGQIWFLTRSLQLSSFQAYKLRVTHLYQLKQHNILVSVGQDEPGINPLVKVWNLDKKDSGSPLCTRIFPAIPGNKPTEVSCLSVHENLNFMAIGFTDGSVVLTKGDITRDRHSKTLSLHEGNCPITGLAFRQAGKVTHLFVATLEKVQCYTLSVKEYPRIELDTHGCGLRCSALTDPSQDSQFIVAGDDCVYLYQPDERGPCFAFDGHKLLTHWHRGYLLLLTDNNKSPSKSDYGSRQTSPTEKHILTIYDLDNKFIAYSAVFDDVIDVLAEWGSFYVLTRDKTLYMLQEKDTQTKLEMLFKKNLFVMAINLAKSQHLDNDGLSEIFRQYGDHLYVKGDHDGAIQQYIRTIGKLEPSYVIRKFLDAQRIHNLTAYLQALHRQSLANADHTTLLLNCYTKLKDSSKLEEFIKSNESEVHFDVEIAIKVLRQAGYHSHAVFLAERHMHHEWYLKIQLEDLKNYQEALRYIGRLPFDQAESNMKRYGKILMHHVPESTTILLKHLCTDYHPSKDSTDRDSLDRPVENKANPEEFIPVFANNPRELRAFLEHMIEVDPFSPEGVYDTLLELRLQDWAHEQDSGKKKALQEAALSLLRSDHTVFDKALVLCQMHNFKEGVLYLYEKGKLYQQIMHYHMQNEEYGKVVEACKRYGDSEVCLWEQALGYFARKEENCKAYISEVLQHIDDNNLMPPLLVVQTLAHNSTASLSVIKDYLINKLERETQQIEEDERKIRQYRDETTHLRSEIQELKTCAKIFQKTKCSMCNSPLELPSVHFLCGHSFHQHCLESFAESEAECPTCTPENRKVMDMLRAQDQKRDLHDHFHRQLKCSNDGFSVIADYFGRGVFNKLTLITDPPGGKSGAGNLEAEFNRDLLINTKRNV, encoded by the exons ATGGCAGCGTTCTTGCAGTGGAGACGTTTTGTGTTTTTCGATAAAGAAACGGTGAAAGATCCGAgcgaaaatggaaaaaatttcCAACTACCGGTGGGAATATCGGCCTGTGATTCAGGTCGAGGACACATTGTGCTTGGAG ATATGGATGGGCAGATCTGGTTTTTGACCCGCTCCCTGCAGCTATCCAGCTTTCAGGCTTATAAGCTGCGTGTGACACACCTGTACCAGCTGAAACAACACAACATCCTGGTGTCTGTGGGTCAGGATGAGCCTGGCATCAATCCTCTG GTGAAGGTGTGGAACCTTGATAAGAAGGACAGCGGCAGTCCTTTGTGTACCCGGATATTCCCTGCCATACCTGGAAATAAACCTACTGAAGTGTCTTGTCTCAGTGTACAtgaaaaccttaatttcatgGCTATAG GTTTTACAGACGGCAGTGTTGTGCTGACGAAGGGTGACATCACCAGAGACAGACACAGTAAAACTCTCAGCCTCCATGAGGGCAACTGTCCAATCACGGGCCTGGCTTTCCGACAGGCTGGCAAAGTCACACACCTGTTTGTTGCAACATTAGAAAAAGTGCAG TGTTACACATTATCAGTGAAAGAGTACCCTCGTATAGAACTGGACACGCACGGCTGCGGCCTCCGCTGCTCCGCGCTCACAGACCCCTCGCAGGACTCCCAGTTCATAGTAGCTGGAGATGACTGTGTGTATTTGTACCAGCCCGATGAGAGAGGACCCTGTTTTGCTTTCGATGGGCACAAGCTTCTGACTCACTGGCACAGAGGATACCTGCTGCTGCTCACAGACAATAACAAATCACCCAGCAA ATCTGATTATGGTAGCAGACAAACATCCCCTACAGAAAAACACATCTTGACCATTTATGACCTGGACAACAAGTTCATTGCATACAGTGCTGTGTTTGATGACGTCATTGACGTTCTGGCGGAATGGGGGTCTTTCTATGTCCTAACGAGAGACAAAACACTATATATGCTGCAAGAAAAAGACACACAGACCAAGCTAGAG atGCTGTTTAAGAAGAACCTGTTTGTGATGGCCATTAACTTGGCTAAAAGCCAACATCTGGATAATGATGGTTTGTCTGAGATATTCAGACAGTATGGAGACCATCTCTACGTCAAAGGGGATCATGATGGAGCTATTCAGCAATATATTCG CACCATTGGGAAGCTCGAACCCTCATACGTAATCCGTAAATTTTTGGATGCACAGAGGATACATAACTTGACGGCATACCTACAGGCTCTCCACAGGCAGTCACTGGCCAACGCTGACCACACTACTCTGCTGCTCAACTGTTACACCAAACTGAAGGACAGCTCCAAGCTGGAAGAGTTCATAAAG AGCAATGAAAGTGAGGTGCATTTCGATGTTGAAATTGCCATCAAGGTGTTACGTCAGGCCGGTTATCACAGTCACGCTGTGTTTCTGGCAGAGAGACACATGCACCATGAATGGTATCTAAAGATCCAGCTAGAGGATTTGAAG AATTATCAGGAGGCTTTACGCTACATAGGAAGGTTGCCATTTGATCAGGCAGAGAGTAATATGAAGCGCTATGGAAAAATTCTAATGCACCACGTGCCTGAAAGCACCACCATCCTCTTGAAGCACCTCTGCACTGACTATCACCCCAGCAAAGACTCAACCGACAGAGACAGTCTGGACAGGCCTGTGGAAAACAAG gCCAATCCAGAGGAGTTCATCCCAGTCTTTGCCAATAACCCACGAGAGCTGCGAGCGTTCCTGGAACACATGATAGAGGTGGATCCATTCTCACCTGAGGGAGTCTATGATACTCTGCTAGAGCTCAGACTACAGGACTGGGCACATGAGCAGGACTCAGGG AAGAAGAAAGCCCTGCAGGAGGCAGCACTGTCCCTTCTGAGGAGCGACCACACTGTGTTTGACAAGGCCCTGGTGCTCTGCCAGATGCACAACTTCAAGGAAGGAGTGCTGTATCTATATGAAAAGGGCAAGCT GTACCAGCAGATTATGCATTACCACATGCAGAATGAGGAGTATGGGAAAGTCGTGGAAGCCTGTAAACGCTATGGGGATAGTGAGGTCTGTTTGTGGGAACAGGCTCTTGGCTACTTTGCACGCAAAGAAGAAAACTGCAAGGCCTATATTAGCGAAGTCCTGCAGCATATTGACGATAATAACTTGATGCCTCCACTTCTGG TGGTGCAGACTTTGGCGCATAATTCCACAGCATCTCTCTCAGTCATAAAAGATTACCTGATAAATAAACTAGAGAGGGAGACTCAGCAGATTGAGGAGGATGAAAGGAAGATTCGACAGTATAGAGATGAGACAACCCATCTTCGCTCTGAGATACAGGAACTTAAAACCTG TGCAAAAATCTTCCAGAAGACCAAGTGCAGCATGTGCAACAGCCCGCTAGAGCTGCCATCTGTGCACTTCCTGTGCGGCCACTCTTTCCATCAGCACTGCCTAGAGAGCTTTGCAGAAAGCGAAGCCGAGTGCCCCACTTGCACCCCTGAGAACAGAAAAGTGATGGACATGTTGCGCGCACAAGATCAGAAACGAGATCTGCACGACCATTTCCACAGACAG ctcAAATGCTCTAATGACGGCTTCTCAGTCATTGCTGACTATTTTGGCCGTGGAGTGTTCAACAAACTCACTCTGATAACGGATCCTCCTGGAGGAAAGAGTGGAGCTGGGAATCTGGAGGCTGAATTCAACAGAGATCTGCTCATTAACACCAAGAGGAACGTTTGA
- the LOC127172012 gene encoding histone H2B 3 — protein MPEPAKSAPAPKKGSKKAVTKTQKKGDKKRRKTRKESYAIYVYKVLKQVHPDTGISSKAMGIMNSFVNDIFERIAGEASRLAHYNKRSTITSREIQTAVRLLLPGELAKHAVSEGTKAVTKYTSSK, from the coding sequence ATGCCTGAACCTGCGAAATCAGCACCCGCTCCCAAAAAGGGGTCTAAAAAAGCTGTCACCAAGACACAGAAGAAGGGGGATAAGAAAAGGCGTAAGACCAGGAAAGAGAGTTACGCCATTTACGTGTACAAAGTACTGAAACAAGTCCATCCGGACACTGGTATTTCCTCAAAGGCGATGGGCATTATGAACTCGTTTGTAAACGACATCTTCGAGCGCATCGCCGGAGAAGCGTCGCGCCTGGCGCATTACAACAAGCGCTCCACTATCACATCCCGGGAGATCCAGACGGCCGTGCGCCTGCTCCTGCCGGGAGAACTGGCCAAACACGCCGTGTCCGAGGGCACGAAGGCCGTGACCAAATACACCAGCTCCAAGTGA